Genomic segment of Capra hircus breed San Clemente chromosome 13, ASM170441v1, whole genome shotgun sequence:
GGATGGAGGTTTAGGGTTAAAAGTTTGCCATGAAAGTCTCATAAAGACAGGATGATAAATTAGGGGCCTTGTACCCATTAGGTGAAAGTAGGACCCTTCCCCACTCCTCCAGCTGAATCTGTCCTTTTCTGGGGCGGTGGCAGCAAGCCTAACCCAATACTCCCACAGCTACAGGGACGGGTCAGAGAGAGGTGCCAAGAGGGAAGAGGCATTCTAATTTTGCACTAAAAAGCTCTCATTCTCAACTCTTTCCTCCCAGCAATGCATGGCTGTTTAGAGGCAGTAGAGGTGCTTCTTCAGAGGTAAGAACAAAACAGCAAATTGAGGACAATATTTGTTAATTCTGACAGTATCATAAAGAGTTGCCACCTAAAGAGCTCAGACAAATTGTTCAGAAAGAATCTAAGGTaccaaaagagaaatgaagaaaggacATAAGCAGATAAAGGTGAAACAAAAACAGCTAACAAACCTGGGGAGAATTTGTCCCTTTATTTGTTCACCCAAGAAATATTCATTCACTCGCTTTCACGTCAGTTTTGGACACATTGAGTTACATGTACCTGTGAGACACCCAGGAAGAGTTGTCTACCGAGCAGTTAGACACAGATCTAGGCCCAGAGGATAGGTGTGGCCAAGATATAGGAGCCATTGGCTTAGAAGTGACAATTCCACCCAGAGGATGAAAGAGGTTACCCATGAGATGGTGAGTGAAGAAGAGGAAGCAGAATGCAGCACCCTGACAGCATCGCTGTGTAGGGCTCACCTGCTGCACGTTGGGACATAATGTGTCGTCTGCAGTCATTAATGCGCCTTCATTCAACCATCGCTTTCTGAGTGCCTCCGATGTGTTAGGCACCAGGCAATGAGCAGTAAACACAGTCCTTTCCCTGACCACCTGCAGGCTAGTGTAGAAGCCGAGCATAGAAACACCATCACAGAAATGTCATAAAATTACAAGTTGTGATAATTTTGCAAAGGGAAAGCCCTCAGTTCTGTGCAGGAGCACAGGTCGTCCCTATAGATCTGTGGGGAAGACGGCTCTGTGAGGTCTCCTTGAAGCTGCAATGCGAAGGATGCCTTGGAGGTGGCAAGGTGAAGAATGGCGctgggatgttccaggcagagtgtccagcaagtgcaaaggcagCAAAGAGCCAGTAGctagaagaggagaaggaggtgggacAGGCAGGGTTGTTGAAGGTAGGAACAGAAGAAGATGGGACAGGTAGGAGGTGGAGCTGAGAAAAAAGGGGAGATGGGTAGGACCACAAAGAAGATAGGAACACAGGAGAAGGTAGGAATGGAAGAAGGTGGGACAGGTAGGAGGTGGGGCCAAGAAGAAGGATCACAGAAATGGTGGGAGCAGAGAAGTAGGAATGGAAGAAGGCAGTGGGGCCAAGAAGGAGACATAAGTAGGACCACGAAGAAAGTAGAGGCAGAAGAGGAGGTAGGAATGGAGGGAGGACAGATAGGCTGTGGGACCGGGCTGAAGGGGGTCTCCTTAAGTACAGGGAGGAGAGGCCCGAGGAACCTGGAGAAGTAAGTAGGTTCCACGTAGTCCTGACCTACGAGGTCATACTGAGCTTTGTAGACTTTGTCCTTTGTGGTTGGGAAGCAGTTAAAGGCTTGAACCAGGAGTGGCCATAACCTAAACATGTGGTGAAAAGATTACTCTGTTGGTGGTAAGAACAAAACGGCTGGGTGGaactaaagagagaaaaacaggtaGGAGGCTGTTGCCTGTTGCCTCCGTCTTAATGGGTGAAGATGAAGCTGGAAAGAAGGATACTAATTTGTTTCACATGCTGGATGGAGAATTGAGAAGTTTTGTGAGCGATAAGGGGTGACTATAAAGCTCTGCAGGAGAAGCTGGGGAGATGACAGTCCCTAAAATGGGATGGGAAGTTGGGGGAGGAGCAGGTTTGCTCGACACCAACATGCTCCCCAGACGCTAAGGCGGGGACATAGGGCCAGCACATCAGGTCCTCACGGATGCTCTGTAAGGCAGGTGGGCCAGAGTCAGCGCTGTAGGGTTTGAAGTGGTGACTGTTCTCAGCTGTTGCTTTGGGTCTGGGCTCCAGGTGCCAGTATGAACCGGACTTCAGAGACAGGTGTGGCCTCACGCCCTTCATGGACGCTGTTCAGTGTGGCCACACGGACGTGGCCAGACTGCTCCTCAAAAAGCACAAGGTAGAGAAATGGTTTGGTTCCGTCCCTTCGGTTATTTCTACAAGTTTTAGCCCAGGGGATAAACAGGAAGCATGGTGATTCGGATGGTGGGTTCAGAACTCAGAACTCTGCCACCTTCCCCACTGTAGGCCCCCTTTACCTCTTTAAgcatcatatgtaaaacagacaagtTTCACTTTTTCACAGGGTTATGGTAAGGATTAAATAGATGTACAGAAAGCAGTTAGCAAAATGTCTTCAATAAACAGCGGCAGCTGTTTCACAGTAATAATAACAACAGACTCTCCCTAGTGACTATACTTTTTTTGGCACCTTAGCTTTGAATCTTAAGCACTTCTTTGGTTAGAGCATCCTTTGAGAATCCGACAAAAGCTCTGTATGATCTACCCAGAAAAATATGTGTAGACGGCAGTTTTGCCAAAACATCAAAAGGTCTGTGGACCCAAGTGTCTGTGCTCCTTTTGCTCATGTCCGTCCTCACCTCCTAGGCTTGCGTGTCCGCTGAGGACTCATTGGGGGCCCAGGCCATCCACCGGGCCGCAGTCACTGGGCAGGATGAAGCCATCCGATTCCTGGTCTCAGAGCTTGGTGTCGACATTGATGCAAGAGCAGGATCTACCCATCTCACGGCACTTCACTTCGCAGCTAAGGTTTGTTTCTTTCCAGAACGGTGTTCCAGCTCCATAAGGGCTTGCCTAACCTTGTTGATGAGTAACCTGTAGTCCTGATTCTTCTGCTTcatctctttggaagaaagaaatTGCCCATAACATACTCTTGAAATGGTCCTGATTCTGAAGCCCTGAGTCCCTTTACATAGAAACCTGCCTCTATTTGTTTCTGGGTGAAAAAGAAAAGCCCTTTACTCCGTGTAATGCCTGCGCTGGGTGTTCCCTCTTACCCATTTTGTTTTCAGGAATAATGTTATTTGAAGCCATAAAAATCCATCGTATGAAATTCCTAGCTCTTTATCCTTTTACTGGATTTCAGAAGATTTCTTTAGCTAAGACAAAGGAATTGCATTTACTGGGCTCTCTGACTGATacatgaagggcttccctggcaactcagtggtaaagaacccacctgccaacagagGAGATGCAAattctctgggtcgggaagattccctgggaaagAAAACGGCTACTGTCGACtgaaaaagatgtacaacttgagagttgcaagttaagttttactgGGGCCAAAATGAGGATTGCAGCCCgtgaggcagcatctcagatagctcaaGAGCTGCAGTGGGGGAAGGCCAATATATATGTAAGGTTTGGGTGAAGGGGGCGTTCCATACCATAAAATACTCATTTTTCAAAAGgtttttttgttagtcatgaggatctgatgtcaccatgaagggactTAGTGCTTCTCtatagatatgaggagatgcaagtattgagatcataaaatctgttcctaaaaacatccatgTAGAAAGACCTGTCCccccagattccctggagcacagagcgcCTCCCGCCggcctgaactccctcaggggttgttgaaggtcaacagctatagcagcatggggttcagtCTCCGTAGAAGCCATGGCAAATGCCTTTTTGTTCACTCATTGTCagtgctcttggtaagtgccagcTTGTAGCTGacactacctactccagtatttttgcctggagaatcctcatggacagaggagcctgcgggctacagtccatagggtcgcatagagtcagacaacgactaaacaaccacaacagcTGATGCATGAAGAATTAAAGGAGTCCAGAACTTTTTGCTAGGAAAGTAGTTGGCTtacaccctcctctttcacaaGATGCGCGTGTTTTGTATAACCTTTAGCATGATTGGCTGCCTGCCTTTCATTGTTTTCTAGCAACAggaatagatgttcttctggggACCTGCACTCTCCCACCTATGTTCCCCTCTGACAACATGGTATATAGTTGAGGGTGGGCTGAGTGTGTGTTCTGGGGCCACAAGGGGACCAAAGCAAGTGGGAAGATTGAACCTGCAGCCTCGCTTTCCACCTCAGCAGGTACTGATGGGCTGACTGGCTGGATGTAAGGCGTGTCAGTTGCTTCACAAAAGACGATGCCAGCTGTGATAAGAATCCTGTCCTGGAAGGTTTCATTGTGTTTCAGTCTATTTTCTTCCCTAAGGGGTTAGCAAAGAGCGTGTTTGCTTGGATGATTTAGAGTTCTGTCTTCTAAGAAAATCACAAGATTTGAACTCCTTACATTGAGATGAAACCCAGCTGTGCACCATTGCGTGTGTGCTGTCATGCCAGATTCTTGTGTGACCccctggacggtagcccaccaggatcctctgttcatgggattctccaggcaggaagcctggagtgggttgccatttccttccccagaaacCCAACGATAGTGGTCAGTAATTTGGCTACAAAGTTGATCGTCTCTCTTCTAATAACTAAACATCACCTGCATCTTTATTTAATGATTTATACTGGATTTTAATAGTAATGTGATGAGCCTTCCTTTAGATACCAAAATTCAGTTTTAGCAGTTAAGTACTTTAGTTAAGTACTTTTGATGCTCTcatattgtggtgctggagaagactcttgagagtccatcaaacagcaaggagatccaaccagtcaatcctgaaggaaatcaaccctgaatattcgttggaaggactgatgctgaagctgaagctccagtactttggccacctgatgtgaagaactgactcattggaaaacagcctgatgctgggaaagattgaaggcaggaggagaagggggcaacagaagatgagatggttgggtggcatcactgactcagtggatatgagtttgaacaaactcttggagatagtgaaggacagggaatcctggcatgatgcagtccatgggtcgcaaagtattggacacgactgagctcattggaaaagactctgatgctgggagggattgggggcaggagaaaaaggggacgacagaggatgagatggctggatggcatcactgactcgatggacatgagtttgagtgaactccgggagatggtaatggacagggaggcctggcgtgctgccattcatggggtcgcaaagagtcggacatgactgagcaactgaacaacaactttagAAAAAGCACCTGATATGCAGTAGAGTTTGTGTCTAAGGCTTGCTTTTGTCATCACTGCAGTGGTAACATGTTTGTTTCAACACTCAGGAAGGTCACGTGAGCACAGTCCAGACACTCTTATCCTTGGGTGCTGACATCAACTCCAAGGACGAAAGAAATCGATCAGGTATGATCTCATTTTACATGGACTTTGAAAATTGTTAGTAAGgtgaatataaacaaaattaacagtgAACTTTTATGTTAGAAAAACTAGTCTTAAGATATTCttcagctcagttggtaaagaatctgcctgcaatgcaggagacccaggttcaattcctgggtcaggaagatcctctggagaaggaaatggcaacccactccagtcttcttgtgtggagaatcccatggatagaggagcctggcaggctacagtccatgggatcacaagagttggtcacaactgagcaaaaccaccaccacctaacAAAATTAACAATGAACTTTTATGTTTGAAAAATTAGTCTTAATATTATTTCTCTAATAGCTCAGTACCTTTTAATTCAAATAACATATCCACTTGCAAAGCTATAGAACTATTGCTGTTACCATGGCAGCAATAATACTTTACTGCCTCTAGTATTACTGTGTTCATAGTAGTTTAAACCACTTAACATATGTGACATccaagcaattttttttaactttctgttttgtCTCAGGGTGTagccgattaacagtgttgtgatggtttcagtgaacagcgaagggactcagccatacatacacatgtatccattctcccccaaacccccactcccatccaggctggcacacaaccctgagcagagttccctgtgtcagAGCACTTTCTGTGTTAATCCATGATCACACCAGCCCCCGGGATGTCACAGGGGTTCTTCATAGGCCCTCTCTTGGAGTGTATTTTAAAACCTTAGTCACTGTAATTTTTTTAGATTTGAGGCTCAGATATTTTTAGAGCTAACCCCTTAGTCTTGGGCTTTGGAATAAACTTTCTCAGTAGCATTCTGTGCACCAGTGACCATCTTGCCAGGGTTTAATGGGACCTGTGATGCTTCAAGGCTCACAGGTAACCTGCCCCTCAGTCCAGGGCTGCAGATGGAGACCACTGAGTCCAGGGACACAAGCTTTCTCCTGACGGCAGGGGAGCAGGACCCGGGCTCTTCCGGCCCCCAGGAAGCAGACTGCAAAGCCTCAGTGCCAGTTTCTAACCAGAGTGGGAAGGTGTGTCAGCAGTTTTTCTTTCCGTTACATCTTTCTTACTCATAGGGATATTTTTAACTTACACAGTGAATTCACAAAACTTTGAAAACGCCTTCTGTACCATTTAAAATCTCCTGGTTCTCATtaatttgctgtgtgtgtgtcagtcatatccgactctttgtgaccccctagactgtagcccacggagagggcaatggcaccctactccagtactcttgcctggaaactcccatggacgggggagcctggtaggacgcagtccatggggtcgcacagagtcggacacgactgaagtgacttagcagcagcagcagactgtagcCCAAGCCAGGCTCtgctggccatgggattctccaggcaagaatactggagtggggtgccatgtcctcctcgaggggatcttcctgacccagggattgaacctgggcctctcacggctcttgcattgtcaggcggattatttaccactaagccacctgggcttccctggtggctcacatggtaaaaaaatctgcctgtaatgtgggaggaccaggtttgatccctgggttgggaggatccccctggagaaggatatggcaccccattccaatattcttgcctggagaatcccatggacagaagagcctgacgggctacagtttgtggggttgataaagagtcagacatgactcattAACTAACTTCTCTGTTTTAGACAAGTCTCAAATCCTCCCCAATTGGTTCTATTACTTTTAAAACCATTTCTGACCAAatcaaattaaaaggaaaaatgtttagATCCAGAATAGACAACGTCATAGGCATGAATATGGAACTATGAAATCTGTGCAGCTGAAGGAACCAGAATCTCTATCAGGGGCACCTGGTTCCCCTGTCTGTACTGCGGTGGGTGATGCCCTGAGCTGGGTCCTCTGTCCCCACCCAGCCCTGCACCTGGCCTGCGCGGGGCAGCATGCGGCCTGTGTCCAGTTCCTCCTGAGCTCCGGGCTCCAGGACTCTCCAGACGTCACTGGCACCCTGGCTCAGCATCTCACACGGAGCCCCGACGTCCTTCAGTGCTTCAGCCACAGCACGATGGCTGAGGGCGTTTCCAGAGGTAGACAGTGAATCCatgggaatgtgtgtgtgctgcTTCAGTTGCCAGCAGGTGCAGTGAAACAGGCCAGGAGCCGGTGGTTTCTGCATGCCCCCTCAGGTGGAGGACCCCCTCCGGTGGAGGACCGCCCCCATCCCGGGATGAGGCGGCTGGCTTCCTGGCTTGATGACAGCCCATTGCACAGTCGGACGCTTTCCAGTCTCTGATTCACTTTTTCTACCTTCGGTGgagttgatgatgatgatgaagtcAGCATCTGGAATCCTTAGGGAAGCTTGAAAATACggggtggggacttccctggtggttcagtggttaagactgcacttccgctgcaggggccaaggttcagtccctggtcggggaactaagatccccacatgcCTCGAGGTACAGccgaaaaataaaatagtattttaaaaaagaaaatagtatgcAGGCTGTTATGTGTGAGATGTTTTATAATAAATCACATGTGGAAAGGCCATGATAACATTTAGAATGTAGCAACTTGCCATTGCCTTGAGCCACAAAACATGACTGGCCTGTTTACTTTCTCCTTTCACAGGCTTTTCATTGGTCATTACAGTGGTTTAGCTTTTGGTTTCAAAGCCGGGAAGGAAATGCAAGGATCTATTTACATAGACGTTTACAAGCAGTTAATGGAAACGCTTCTGTATTCTAaactctgcttctttttttttttttaaactctgcttCTTAATGttaaacattaaaacatttaatgTGCATTAAAgcatttaattaaacatttaaagtttaattaaaacattGAACTAATGTTTTCATCCtgaggttattatttttttaataacaattcTGTATTGGCTCACTTTGGATAATAAATACATCTAAAAACACATCGAAGATATTTTCAAACCTTTTTCATAACCTCATTTGAAGGATGGTATCTGTTCTTGAAGCCACTGGTCGAGTGTCCTGTCCCACCTGCCCACAGAAAGTGATTTGTGACTCTCCAATAAACGAGACACTTGACATCATAACTTTAAGAAATTCTGTAGCAACTTAAAGAGAGGATGAGTCCTCCAGCAtttggattcttttcttttttttttaatgcaaagaaTAATTATCAATCCCAGCCAATCtgttaaagaaaaatgtatgtgTTAATCACAAGCAACTCAGTCCCCTTGTTCGGAGTAATCTGGTGGGAACTTAACAGACATGGCAAGAATGTCGAATTCTTCACTATTCCCAGACAGTGCTGGCAAGTGTTTATCTCTAGCAGCCAGATAAATGCTCTGGTAGAAACacgatgggcttcccaggtggctcagtggtaaagaacctgccttcaatgcaggagacatggctttgatccctggatgcggaagatcccatggagaaggaaatggcaacccactccagcattcctgcctggtaaatccacggacagaggaacctggcgggatacgccatggggtcacacagagtccgacatgactgagcgactaacacaataACAACAGAAACACAACTGTGACCTCTGAGTCACACACTCTCCACCTGCACCTCCTCGAGCTGCTGGCGCCTTTCCTGTTGCTCCGGAGGTGTCTCTGTGTCACTTGTTCTGGGTCTGAGGGTGGCCTATGAGGAGGACCCCTACTTGCAGGTATGACAGGAAGACCCGCCAGGTGCTGCCCATCTCCCCTCGGTGCACACGTGATGCAGCTTTTCCTCTGCAGTGACTGCCCGCAGGTGCCTTCCCGTCCGAGCTGTGGACCTGATGTACACACTCACTGGGACGctcgtctgtggggttgcacttGGTTCCCCAGGGCGCGGCTCTCCACCTGAGAGGCTCTTGCAGCTGGACCCGGCCTGTCAGACTTGCTGCCAAAACCACTGGGGAGCCAGAGAGGATAGTAATGACGATACCATTCACTGGCAAAGACAGTGGTGATGATCCAATTACACCTGTTCCTGCAATAGTGACGCACTGAGAATGCGAATACAGGTGTAGTAATCATTAGCGTTATTCCTTCACTTCCCAATTTTCTCACTTCCTTTGGGTCTTCACTGAATGGGGCCCTTCCCTGGCCACATGATCTAAacatcctttccttccttcaacGTTATATCTTCTTCCTTAGTTTACGCTTTCTCCGTAGCACTGACCACTAAGGAATACACCACACAACTTGAGTTGTTTCTTTTGTCCGCTCTCTGTCTCCCCAGCTAGAAGGTAAGCTCCTTGGCTGGGGTTTCTGTGTCTCTTGCTCACGCACTGTATCTACAGGGCTCAGAACAGCCCTGGCACATGTGATCTTGATATGGTCAGTGAGTGGGGGATGACTCCCGTGGCCTTGAGCACTGGCTGCGTCCAGGATGCTGTACTCAGCACTCTTCCTAGCCAATCTTGTCCTTCCCTGGCTCTTCACAGTGCAGCCCTTCTGACCATCCTCGGTCTCAAGCATCCTGTCTCATCCCGACCTGCCCTTGGTCCCCGGCAGATCGGGCCCTGCCGGTCCCTGCCACCAGCTTCCAGCTGCTGCTCTAGTTCACAGGGACCTAACTGCCAATTCAGGTGATGTCCTTCGGCCCTCCTGTTTCTGATGCTTTCAGTTCAATGAGCAACCACTCCCACCTTCCGGAAGCCGGTTTCCTGTCACCTCCAACAACCTGCTTCTAGgccttgctctctctctttcctttcctgtctccatAAGGCCCTGACCGGTACAAACTTCTGTCCCTGCTCCATCCTGCACAGCCACGTCTCACCCACTCTCATCCCACTGCCCCTGACCAATGAATCCCTCCAGccctgacctgctgctgctggctgtgcATTTTTGCATGGACGTCCTAAGTTGGCCCCACATCCAGCTCACTTAAAACCTAGCCTACCCCTAAAATCAGAAATTTTGAAAACCGTTAAATCAACCATACCCCAGTATaacataaaaagtaaacaaaaaagacCTGTGCTCCCCCAAGCTCCCTACATTCATTCCAGAGCCTGCACACCACCCCTTCCCCGGTCTCCCTGGGACCTTCCTTGGACAGGAGGCGCAGCGATCCGGTCGGCTCCACCCCACAGTGACTCCCTGGTCCCGGCTTCAGCTTTGCTTCCTAACCGACGCTGCCACAGTCCCTCAGTCGCACCCATGGAGCTCTGCCATGACCCAGCGCACTGATCACTGATGCTGTCTTCCTGTGTCCCCTTCCAGAAAGTGGTTGCCACCTGCCCCGGGGTTTTCAGTGCCCCGCACATGACCAGCACCCAGAGGCTGCAGGCAGTCCTTCTGAGAGCACAGCTGACCCCGTGAAATTTCAGGGCGGAGACTGGGGAGAAATACAATTTTGTCATTTGAAAATAGCTGGGACTCCacacattttacatatatatgtgtaaagtatatatatatatgtatgtatatatacaagatagtatttacaaaaaaaaaaaaatttaagggatTGCAACAGGGGAAAGAAAGTGCAAAACTCAACACCCAGAAAATGAGAGCACTGTGCCTGTGGCAGTTTATCCAGTTTGCCATTCCTGGAGCCACCAGCAGGTGGCGGGCCAGGGCAATATAGCCTTTATTctcccaggatttttttttaaggcataatCACGGAAAaccagccaatctgatcacaaggaccacaggcttgtctaactcaatgaaactaagccatgccttgtggggcaACCCgagacgggagggtcatggtggagaagtctgacaaaatgtggtccactggagaagggaatggcaaaccacttcagtattcttgccttgagaaccccatgaacagtatgaaaaggcaaaatgataggatactgaaaggggaacacCTcagatcggtaggtgcccaatatgctactggagatcagtggagaaataactccagaaagaatgaagggacagagccaaagcaaaaacaatacccagttgtggatgtgactggtgatagaagcaaggtctgatgctgtaaagagcaatattgcataggaacctggaacgtcaggtccatgaatcaaggcaaattggaagtggtcaaacgagatggcaagagtgaacgtcgacattctaggaatcagcaaattaaaatggactggaatgggtgaatttaactcagaagaccattatatctactactgtgggcaggaatcccttagaagaaatggagtagccatcatggtcaacaaaagagtccgaaatgcagtatttagATATAATCTGAAAAACGACAGAATTatatctgttcgtttccaaggcaaacccaaggcaaaccattcaatatcacggtaatccaagtctatgccccaaccagtaacagtgaagaagctgaagttcaatggttctgtgaagacttacaagaccttttagaactaacatgcaaaaatagacgtccttttcattataggggactggaatgcaaaagtaggaagtcaagaaacacctggagtaacaggcagatttggccttggagtatggaatgaagcaggacaaaggctaagagtttcgccaagagaatacactggtcgtaacaaatactctcttccaacaacacaagagaagactctacccatggacatcaccagatggtcaccgaaatcagattgattatattctttgcagccaaagatggagaagctctatacagtcagcaaaaacaagaccaggagctgactgtggctcagatcatgaactccttattgccaaattcagacttaaaatgaagaaagtagggaaaaccactagaccattcaggtatgacctaaatcaaatcccttatgactatacagtggaagtgacaaatagatttaagggcctagatctgatagatagagtgcctgatgaactatggactgaggttcgttacattgtataggagacaaggGTCaggaccatctccatggaaaagaaatgcaaaaaagtgaaatggctgtctggggaggccttacaaataggtgtgaaaagaagagaagtgaaaagcaaaggagaacaggaaagatataagcatctgaatgcagagttccaaaggatagcaaggagagataagaaagccttcctcagcgatcaatgcaaagaaacagaggaaaacaacagaatgggaaagactagagatctcttcaagaaaactagagataccaagggaacatttcatgcaatggtgggctcgataaaggacagaaatggtatggacctaacagaagcagaagatattaggaagaggtggcaagaatacacagaagaactgtacaaaaaagagcttcaccacCCAggtaatcaggatggtgtgatcactcacctagagccagacatcctggaatgtgaggtcaagtgggccttagaaagcatcactacaaagaaagctagtggaggtgatagaattccagttgagctctttcaaatcctgaaagatgatgctgtgaaagtgctgcactcaatatgccagcaaatttggaaaactcagcagtggccacaggactggaaaaggtcagttttcattccaatcccaaagaaaggcaatgccaaagaatgctcaaactaccgcacaattgcactcatctcacatgctagtaaagtaatgctcaaaattctccaagccaggcttcagcagtacgtgaaccgtgaacttccaaatgttcaagctggttttagaaaaggcagaggaaccagagatcaaattgccaacatctgctggatcatggaaaaagcaagagttccagaaaaacatctatttctgctttattgactatgccaaagcctttgactgtgt
This window contains:
- the ANKRD16 gene encoding ankyrin repeat domain-containing protein 16 isoform X1, with product MAGPADQRRLFRLVQDGRLCTLRRELRAAGHAGCAGPAGDTLLHCAARHGRRDVLAYLVETWDLDIEAANRDYKRPLHEAASMGHRDCVRYLLGRGAAVDCLKKADWTPLMMACTRRNLEVIRDLVEHGANPLLKNKDGWNSFHIASREGDPLILQYLLAVCPSVWKTDSKIGRTPLHTAAMHGCLEAVEVLLQRCQYEPDFRDRCGLTPFMDAVQCGHTDVARLLLKKHKACVSAEDSLGAQAIHRAAVTGQDEAIRFLVSELGVDIDARAGSTHLTALHFAAKEGHVSTVQTLLSLGADINSKDERNRSALHLACAGQHAACVQFLLSSGLQDSPDVTGTLAQHLTRSPDVLQCFSHSTMAEGVSRGRQ